A stretch of the Papaver somniferum cultivar HN1 chromosome 6, ASM357369v1, whole genome shotgun sequence genome encodes the following:
- the LOC113291663 gene encoding uncharacterized protein LOC113291663: MAKVMVLENLYGSYEKIYQQVPNFCEMVKRRNTGSHFSFSYGTEDNTFLSLTISFAPAIKGWKAGCRRVIGLDACHLTGKFGGVMICATCLDGQNGLVMLGITVCRNETIENSNIFLGDLKPLIDEDGVRICFISDKQKGILEGVEYHFPLDEHIYCFRHLLANFKKNFRGFSLQNHLWNAAKCYKKRHFEEHMDKMRVENADAAWYLLKEEKPETWSRSHFEKYNKCEHMNNNYSESFNNMANNIRDKPICKLGLMYGEMVMNTWYKRRNESAK; the protein is encoded by the exons ATGGCAAAGGTTATGGTATTGGAGAATCTTTATGGGAGTTATGAGAAGATCTATCAACAAGTTCCCAACTTCTGTGAAATGGTTAAG AGGAGAAATACAGGAAGCCATTTTTCATTCTCATATGGCACTGAAGACAATACCTTCCTCTCTTTGACCATTTCATTTGCTCCTGCAATAAAGGGGTGGAAGGCTGGCTGTAGAAGGGTCATTGGTTTGGATGCTTGTCACTTGACAGGAAAGTTTGGTGGTGTGATGATATGTGCAACAT GTCTGGATGGTCAGAATGGCTTAGTTATGCTAGGTATAACGGTGTGTAGGAATGAAACCATAGAGAATTCGAATATTTTCCTTGGAGATTTGAAGCCTCTGATAGATGAAGATGGTGTGCGTATTTGTTTCATCTCAGACAAGCAAAAGGGAATTTTGGAGGGTGTTGAGTATCACTTTCCTTTAGATGAACACATATATTGTTTTAG GCACTTGCTTGCAAACTTTAAGAAGAATTTCAGGGGATTTAGTTTGCAAAATCATCTTTGGAATGCTGCTAAATGCTACAAGAAAAGGCATTTTGAG GAACATATGGATAAGATGAGAGTTGAGAATGCTGATGCTGCTTGGTACCTcttgaaagaagaaaaaccaGAAACATGGTCCAGGTCCCATTTTGAAAAATACAACAAATGTGAGCACATGAACAATAATTATTCTGAGTCCTTCAACAATATGGCAAATAATATTAGGGACAAGCCCATTTGCAAGCTAGGCCTGATGTATGGAGAGATGGTGATGAACACCTGGTATAAGAGAAGAAATGAGTCTGCTAAATAG